The following are encoded together in the Daucus carota subsp. sativus chromosome 5, DH1 v3.0, whole genome shotgun sequence genome:
- the LOC108223174 gene encoding uncharacterized protein At4g26450 encodes MHARNRVPGNGYRSPMGMGGVGPASRISPEGGGRGNAMYNSEYRGYSRGFGRGQTKPFQPPQPRKGDVFTEAGRLATEYLVSKGILPQNVYSGKWQNGGLKNLVGNLQGQQGLRPQDGDSQTESRLSALGRLGDAGINDMGTSSKRRFPDEYNTADSRDHIRVKKRMESFRGNGSQRNQELGRSSSWSEKSGVSADKNNNDDAFNEYQEEKQASKESVSGEQKSQSGDVASKHSNSGPSESPHEKNQVTDDVALKACSSSTGIINPCASDPDPKEKPKEINITNLGSGEVKGGNCDNETEKQGVIEESLVHHSAEDNLESKNGSNLLRLCTFAKVPTRTRSSLTTKASKVGSLAITEDANTNDGGLSLVTGTSVEAQHISGPSGNGSSNQTWDLKVDPDASNLQKDAADLGTGHEIEQGKCTRSRSFPDRALIKEEGLNEWAGGYGRSNTMDSWKGEKGSMQHSDSKDGYKVKEWDPMIDAQVDLYNSNSVQNSKGLVEGMHSSSEEVTVAAEQKELLDISLSHSGVVKSEAECTEEKQLMSGSFKICDLNLMGASDLHDNHDDHPVLIYPSNSEKRKSEAGHVDVSLSMSNNCITPEKFSRRGANGEEVEVIDLENDCIQDMALNNPNQKDETLFTGLDSLTSNTQNVNDISGVQDGYGLMISELLGNDMPNCSSVPADVNSLHNDMGLNNGEGILGDDDSIYMSLGEIPISFLRGWEQQPPQEYDKPF; translated from the exons ATGCATGCAAGAAATCGTGTGCCTGGGAATGGGTACAGGTCTCCTATGGGGATGGGGGGTGTTGGTCCTGCCTCTCGGATTTCACCTGAGGGGGGAGGTAGGGGCAATGCAATGTACAATTCTGAGTATCGAGGTTATAGTCGTGGTTTTGGTCGAGGTCAGACAAAGCCTTTTCAACCGCCTCAGCCCCGCAAAGGTGATGTTTTTACGGAAGCAGGACGATTAGCCACAGAGTATTTGGTATCCAAGGGGATACTTCCGCAAAATGTATATTCTGGAAAGTGGCAGAATGGTGGTCTCAAAAATCTGGTTGGCAACTTGCAGGGGCAGCAGGGCCTTAGGCCACAAGATGGGGATTCTCAAACAGAGAGCCGCCTGTCAGCTCTTGGCCGTTTGGGAGATGCTGGTATTAATGACATGGGGACTAGTAGTAAAAGGAGGTTTCCTGATGAATATAATACAGCAGATTCCAGAGATCACATTAGAGTAAAGAAAAGAATGGAATCTTTCAGGGGTAATGGCTCTCAGCGGAACCAAGAACTGGGAAGAAGTTCTTCTTGGTCAGAAAAATCAGGGGTTTCTGCGGATAAGAACAACAATGATGATGCTTTCAATGAATATCAGGAAGAGAAACAAGCAAGTAAAGAAAGTGTCAGCGGAGAGCAGAAGTCACAATCTGGTGATGTAGCATCGAAACATTCTAATTCTGGCCCTTCAGAGTCTCCACATGAAAAAAACCAGGTGACAGATGATGTGGCCTTGAAGGCATGTTCGTCAAGTACTGGTATAATTAATCCATGCGCCTCTGATCCTGACCCTAAGGAAAAGCCTAAggaaataaatattacaaatctaggCAGTGGAGAGGTCAAGGGCGGTAATTGTGATAATGAAACAGAGAAGCAAGGCGTGATAGAGGAATCCCTTGTCCACCATTCAGCAGAAGATAATCTTGAAAGCAAGAATGGAAGTAATCTACTAAGGCTATGTACATTTGCTAAAGTGCCCACCAGAACTCGTTCTTCATTGACAACAAAGGCTTCTAAAGTGGGATCACTTGCAATTACGGAAGATGCAAACACTAATGACGGTGGACTTTCCTTAGTAACCGGAACTTCAGTTGAAGCTCAGCACATTAGTGGTCCTTCAGGTAATGGTTCATCTAACCAAACTTGGGACTTGAAAGTTGATCCAGATGCTTCAAATCTGCAAAAAGATGCTGCAGATCTGGGTACTGGGCATGAAATTGAACAAGGAAAATGCACAAGATCAAGATCCTTTCCGGACAGAGCCCTCATAAAGGAGGAAGGATTGAATGAATGGGCTGGTGGTTATGGCAGATCTAACACCATGGATTCATGGAAAGGTGAGAAAGGATCCATGCAACACAGTGATAGCAAGGATGGCTACAAGGTCAAAGAATGGGATCCTATGATAGATGCTCAGGTAGATTTGTACAATTCAAACTCGGTGCAAAATTCAAAGGGCTTAGTTGAAGGAATGCATTCATCCAGTGAAGAAGTGACCGTAGCTGCTGAGCAGAAAGAGTTGTTGGATATATCTTTGTCTCATAGTGGAGTTGTTAAATCTGAAGCTGAATGTACAGAAGAGAAGCAGCTAATGTCTGGTTCATTTAAAATATGTGATCTTAATCTTATGGGGGCTTCTGATCTGCACGATAATCATGATGATCACCCGGTTCTTATATACCCATCTAATTCAGAAAAAAGGAAAAGTGAAGCAGGACATGTTGATGTCAGTTTGTCAATGAGTAACAACTGCATTACCCCCGAAAAATTTTCTAGACGTGGAGCTAATGGCGAAGAGGTTGAGGTGATTGATTTGGAAAATGACTGTATACAAGACATGGCCTTGAATAATCCAAATCAGAA GGATGAAACTCTATTCACAGGCCTGGATAGTTTGACAAGTAATACGCAGAATGTTAACGATATTTCTGGAGTTCAGGATGGTTATGGACTTATGATATCTGAATTACTCGGAAATGATATGCCTAACTGTTCTTCGGTGCCAGCGGATGTTAATTCTTTACATAATGATATGGGTCTCAACAATGGAGAG GGGATTCTTGGCGATGATGATTCGATTTACATGTCGCTGGGGGAGATACCAATAA GCTTTTTGCGAGGTTGGGAGCAGCAGCCACCACAGGAGTATGATAAACCATTTTAA